The Ancylobacter sp. SL191 nucleotide sequence CCGTATCTGCGTGGCGCTCTATAACCACATCGTACGGCTTCGCCCCGATTGGCACAGCGACGATGACGCTGAAGGCGCGATCAAGGTTGTGATGACCGGTTCCGCATCCGATCCGCAGGGATGGCAGGCGCATATCGGCTCCAAGGCGCGCCGCGATCTTCTCGCCAAGCGCGCGAAAGACCCCAAGGATGCGCTGAAGCTGGTAATCGTCCGGGATATGTGGCTGACCGGCTTCGACGCACCGTCGATGCACACGATGTATGTCGACAAGCCGATGAAGGGCCACGGCCTCATGCAGGCGATCGCACGCGTGAACCGCGTGTTCCGCGATAAGCCAGCCGGCCTTGTGGTGGACTATATCGGCATCGCGCAAGATCTGAAGAACGCGCTCGGCCAGTATTCCGGGCCAGACCAGCGTCAGGCGGGCATCGAAGCGGCCAAAGCAGTCGCAATTCTCCTAGAAAAGTATGAAGTCGTGAAGGCGATGTATCACGGCTTCGACTATGAGCGCGGCTTGGCAGGCAGCCCCCATGAGCGCCTCGTCATTCTCGCCGAAGCCATCGAGTGGATATTAACTCGGCAACACGAAGCGGCGGCGAGGGAAACCAGCGAAGATGCGAAACGCCGAGAGAATCGCCGCTATCAAGATGCTGTCCTCGCGCTCTCCAAGGCCTTCGCTCTAGCCTCTGGATTCGACGAGGCGCGCGACATCAGGGATGAAGTCGGCTTCTTTCAGACCGTGCGCGCCGCTCTCGTGAAGTCGGACGAAGGTTCCGGGAAAAGCGCGGTTGATCGCGAATTTGCGATTCAACAAATCCTTGATCGGGCTGTCGTTTCGACCGAGATCGTCGACATCCTCGCCGCCGCCGGGATAACCACGCCTGACATTTCGATACTGTCGGACGAGTTTCTCGCCGAGGTTCAGCAGCTGGAAAAAAAGAACCTGGCGCTGGAGGCCTTGCGGAAGCTCCTTAACGACGAAATTCGCTCCCGCACCAGGACGAATGTCGTCGAGAGCAAACGCTTTTCCGAGCGCCTGGAGGCGGCAATTGCCCGCTACCACACGAACGCCATCAGCACCGTCGAAGTGTTGCAGGAACTGATAGCCCTCGCCAAGGACGTTCGCGCGGCACGCAGAAGGGGCGAAGATGAAGGGCTCTCACAAGACGAGATTGCCTTCTATGACGCGCTTGCCGAAAGCGAGAGCGCAGTCGAGCTGATGGGCAATGACTCCCTGAAGGTCATTGCCCATGAACTCCTCGTGAGTCTCAAGGGGAGCATCTCCGTCGATTGGTCGCATCGTGAGAATGCCCGCGCTAGAATGCGCGTGCTGGTGAAGCGGGTGCTACGGAAACATGGCTACCCGCCCGATCTGCAGGACGCGGCAGTGCAAACGGTTCTTCGGCAAGCGGAAGCGCTGTCGGCAAGCTGGGCGACATAGGAGCCCTTGAAGAGAGCGTAGCCTACCCTTGCGGGGCGGCAGGATCACGTCAATGGGGGTATTTTTGGGGGTATCCCGTAAAGCGTTGTGATAAAATTCTATATTTATCAGTATATTGTCAAAATCAGTCGAGTCCTCTCCTGGCACCATCTGACCGTCCGAGACGGTCCTGAGACGACCGAAAAGCCGCTGAAACCAAAGGGTTTCGGCGGCTTTTTCGTTTGGGACAGTCCGACGCGATCCGTTGGCATCCAACGGTTTTTTGGTATCGGCGAGGCCAATAAATGGCCCTCACGGACACGGCCTGCAAAAACGCCATGGCCACGGACACAACAAAAACGGTCCGATAGCGGTGGGCTCCACCTTTTCGTCAGCCCCTCGGGCGGCCGGTTGTGGCGTATGGCCTACCGGTTCGACGGCAAGCAGAAGCAACGTTCTTTCGGAGCCTACCCGGCTGTGTCGCTCAAGGACGCCGTCGCCTCGTTCGGCTAAGCGTCCCTCCCCCGGCCCAGCGAAAGCGTACGCCCGACCTGGCGCACCCACCAGTGATCGAACATGGCCACCGGCACGGCCAGAGCCAATGTTCCGGCACCGGTGACGGCGAAGGTCGCCCCGATCTGCAGCAACCCCTGCCCTTCCAGGGCCAGATAGGTAAGGCTGGAGACCGAGCAGATCACCAGAACCTGACAGAGATAGATGCCGAAGGAGAGAAAGCCCAGGGTGCGCCCGACCCGTCCCGACATGGCGGTTCGTACGAAGGTGGCGCGACGGAACAGCAGCAGGGCCAGGCACGCCATCAACGTGTGCAGGATCACCCGCAGCCGCAGCGGATCCATCGCCGTCAAAGGTCCGAGCCCGCTATAGAGGCCTTCGGGCCGCCCGCTCATGATGTTCTCGTGATACCCCCCCAGCAGCACGATCAGCACGAGAGCCAGGGCGATCTTGGCGCCGCGCCAATCGGAATGCGGGGTTCGGTCCCGCAGTGCCAGAGCGACGCCGACAATGAAGGGCGCGAGATAAGGGCTGAGCCACAGCGTCCCGAGGCCGATCACAGTCAGGCACGCCCATCGGCCGCGCGGCAGCTTGGCCACAACGAGCGCCGAGGCGAGCACCAGAAAGCTGCCGGCGAACTCGTAGACCATCGTCCACAGGCTGGAATTGTAGAAAGACTGGCCGGTGAAGAAGGTCGTCGCGCCCTCCCACAGGCTGTGGGGGATTTCCAGCCATCCCGCGCTCGGCCAGGCGTAGAACCAGCCGAGCCAGACCGACGGCACCATGGCCGCCGCCTCGCGGTTCGCGAAACCGGGACCGGCCATGACGAGGCCGGCCATCAGATTGGTCAGGATCACCGGCCCCGCCAGACGCGGCCAGCGCTTGAGCGCCGACGCGGCGGCCAGCCGCGCGCTGCCGCTGCGCAGCACATTGAGCGACAGCACATAGCCGGACAGCACGAAGAAGACGATGACCGCCGCCGACCCGTTCACCAGTGCGAAGGCCGGCGTGCCGAAAAGGGTGACGGCCTGATCGGGATAGGTCATGCCGTGAAGCTGCGGCGTGAAGCCGAGCATGGTGTGATGGAGCAGCACGACCAGAGCCGCGATGCCGCGAAGCGCTTCAAGCTCCGCCAACTTTCCCCGCGCCGTCATGATGTCCCGTCTTGCGCTGCCCCAAGGACCGACCTCTGACGGACGGCACGCGCCCTGTTACCAGCGCAGCGCGGGCGCGGACAAGTACCGCAAGGCCCCCGCTCCGGCCGCCACGGCATAGCCCCCGTGGCGCTTAGTGGAAATCCCGTGATTTCGGCAGGACGCGGACCTGCCGCGGGTGGCCGTGCGTGGAGCGGCGGCCGGCCAGCAAATGGCCCTCGGCGGGGGCCGGCTTCACCCGCTCGTCGATGCCGGGGTCGACCTGCGGACGGGCAAGCGGGTAGGCGCCCTTCTGGCTGGGATCATCGAACAGACGGGCGAGTTCACGGGTGCGGTCATGCACCCGCTCGGCCATCACATGGATAACGCCCTCCTTGCTCTTCTGCACCCTCCCCTCCACCACGACGAGGCGCGCACCCATCACCTGCGCCCGATAACGCTCGAACAGCCGGGCCCAGAGCAGCACATTGACGATGCCGGTCTCGTCTTCCAGCGTCATGAAGATGGCGTTGCCCTTGCCCGGCCGCTGGCGCACCAGCACGATGCCGGCGGTGCGGATCAACGTGCCGTCCCGCCGTGCCGCAATATCCGCGCTGCTGGCGATGCCCTCGGCGCGGAAGATCTCGCGCAGCATGCCCATCGGGTGGCCCTTCAGCGAGAGCCTTGTGGTCTGGTAGTCCACCGCGATCTGCTCGGGCAGCGGCATGAGGGGAAGCTGCGCATCCGGCTCGGGCCCGAGTTCGCGCGCCTGCGCCGCCGCAAACAGGGGCAGCGGCGTGTCATCGGGCAGGCGGCGAACGATCCACGCCGCCGCGCGCCGGTCGAGCCCCAGTGAGCCGAACGCATCGGCATCCGCCAACCGGCGCAAAGCCCCGGCGGGCAGGCGCGCGCGCAGGGAGAGCGTCTCGATATCGCGATAGCCCGCGCCTCGCGCGGCGGCGAGCTGCTCCGCCCATCTTTCGCTGAAGCCGTCGATCTGCCGCAGGCCGATGCGCAGGGCCAGCGCGCCGTCGGCCCGGCGCTCCAGCCTATTGTCCCAAAAGCTGTGATTAATGTCGGCGGGGCGGATTTCCACGCCATGCTCGCGCGCATCGCGCACGATCTGCGCCGGGGCGTAGAAACCCATTGGCTGGGAATTCAGCAGGGCCGCCGCGAACACGGCGGGATGGCGGCATTTGATGAAGGCGGAGATGTAGACCAGCTTGGCGAAGGAGGCGGCATGGCTTTCCGGGAAGCCATATTCGCCGAAGCCCTTGATCTGCTCGAAGCAGCGCGCCGCGAAGGCCGGGTCATAGCCGCGCGCGCTCATGCGCTCGATCAGCAGGGTCTGAAACTGGCCGATCGTCCCCATATTGCGGAAGGTCGCCATGGCCCGGCGCAGCTTGTTGGCCTCGACCTCGGTGAACTCGGCCGCGACCATGGCGAGCTTCATCGCCTGCTCCTGGAACAGCGGCACGCCCTTGGTGCGGGCGAGTACCTCCCGGAGTTCATCGGGATCATGCGGCGGCTTGGGCGAGGGGTAGGTCACCTTCTCGCTCCCCTCGCGCCGGCGCAGATAGGGATGCACCATATTGCCCTGGATCGGACCGGGGCGGACGATGGCGACCTGGATGACGAGATCATAGAGCCGGCGCGGCTTCATGCGCGGCAGCATGTTGATCTGCGCCCGGCTTTCCACCTGGAACACGCCGATGGAATCGCCCCGGCAGAGCATGTCGTAGACATCGCTCTGCTCGCGCGGCACGTCGGCCAGCGCGTAATCGACGCCCTCATGGTCGCGCATCAGGTCGAACGCCTTGCGAATGCAGGTGAGCATGCCCAGCGCCAGCACATCGACCTTCATCAAGGCGAGCGTGTCGATGTCGTCCTTGTTCCACTCGATGAAGGTGCGGTCCTCCATTGCCGCCTTGCCGATCGGCACCATGGCGTCGAGCCGGCCCTCCGTCAGCACGAAGCCGCCGACATGCTGCGAGAGATGGCGCGGAAAGCCGAGCAGCCGGCCGGCGAGTTCCACCGTGCGGCGGATCGTCGGGTTGTCGGCATCGAGCCCGGCCTGGCCGATCTGACCTTTCGCCACCATGTCGCCCCAGCTCCCCCAGACCAGGCTGGAGAGCCGCGCGGTCACATCCTCGGTGAGGCCGAGCGCCTTGCCGACATCGCGCAGGGCGCTGCGCGGGCGATAGGAGATGACGGTGGCGGCGATGCCCGCCCGCATCCGGCCATAGCGCTCATAGATGTACTGGATCACTTCCTCGCGCCGTTCATGCTCGAAATCGACGTCAATATCGGGCGGCTCCCGTCTTTCGCGGGAAATGAAGCGGGCGAACAGCAGGTCGCTCTCGGCCGGGTCCACCGCGGTGATGCCGAGCACGTAGCAGACGGCGGAATTGGCCGCCGAGCCGCGCCCCTGACAGAGGATGCCCTCCTTCTCGGCGAAGCTGACGATGTCGCGGATGGTGAGGAAATAGGGCGCGTATTTCAGCTCGGCGATCAGCGCCAGCTCGTCCCGGAGCTGCTTTTCCACCTTGGGCGGCACACCATCGGGATAGCGGATGGCGGCGTGCTGCCAGGTCATATGCTCCAGCCAGGCTTCGGCCGTGTAGCCGGGCGGAACCGGCTCCTTCGGGTATTCGTATTTCAGTTCACTGAGCGAGAAATCGAGCCGGGCGAGGAAGTGGCGCGTCTCCTCCACCGCCTCCGGCGCGTCGCGGAACAGGCGGACCATCTCGGCAGGCGGCTTGAGGTGGCGCTCGGCATTGGCCTCCAGCTTCCGGCCGGCGGCCTCGATCGTGGTGCCCTCGCGGATGCAGGTGAGCACATCCTGCAGATCGCGCTGGGACGGGTGGTGATAGAGCACATCGTTCATCGCCAGCAGCGGCACCCTGGCGCCCGCGGCCAGCGCCTTCAGCCCCGCCAGCCGGCGGCGGTCGTCGCCCCGCCGCGGCATGTCGGCGCCGAGCCAGAGCGAGCCGGGCGCGGCCTCCGCCAGCGGGGCGAGATACCTCGCCAGTTCCTCCAGCCGGCGGGGGGGCATAAGGATGAGCGAGAGGCCCCCCGCGTCCGTCAGCAGGTCGTCGAGGGTGAGGAGGCAGCTTCCCTTCTCGGCGCGCATATTGCCGGCGGTGAGGAGCTGGCACAGCCGGCCCCAGCCGGCGCGGTCCTGCGCATAGGCGATCACATCCGGCGCGCCATCGGCGAAGACGAGCCGGGCGCCCACCGCGAGCTGGAAGGGGAAGATGGCCTCCGGCGCGCCGATCTCCTCGCGCCACACCTCCTCCGCCTCCTTCAACGCGGCATAAGCCCTCACCACGCCCGCCACGCTGTTGCGGTCGGCGATGCCGATACCGGCATGGCCGAGGTGAAGCGCCTGCGCCACCAGATCGCTGGCGTGCGAGGCGCCGCGCAGGAAGGAGAAATTCGTCGTGACCGCCAGCTCGGCATAAAAAGCCGTGTTCATGGAGAGATCCTCATGAACCCGCCCTCATGAACCCTTCCTCATGGAAAAAGCCCATGGACGAACCAGCGCGGGGCGCCCGGCTCGCGCTCATAAAGGCCGAGGCGGAACAGCCAGAAGCGCCGGCCCTTCTCGTTCTCCACCCGGTAATAGTCCCGCGTCGGCGCGCCCCGCCGCCACCACTCGGCGGCGATGCGCTCCGGCCCCTCGGCATGAACCACCTCATG carries:
- a CDS encoding acyltransferase family protein; protein product: MAELEALRGIAALVVLLHHTMLGFTPQLHGMTYPDQAVTLFGTPAFALVNGSAAVIVFFVLSGYVLSLNVLRSGSARLAAASALKRWPRLAGPVILTNLMAGLVMAGPGFANREAAAMVPSVWLGWFYAWPSAGWLEIPHSLWEGATTFFTGQSFYNSSLWTMVYEFAGSFLVLASALVVAKLPRGRWACLTVIGLGTLWLSPYLAPFIVGVALALRDRTPHSDWRGAKIALALVLIVLLGGYHENIMSGRPEGLYSGLGPLTAMDPLRLRVILHTLMACLALLLFRRATFVRTAMSGRVGRTLGFLSFGIYLCQVLVICSVSSLTYLALEGQGLLQIGATFAVTGAGTLALAVPVAMFDHWWVRQVGRTLSLGRGRDA
- a CDS encoding Arm DNA-binding domain-containing protein, encoding MIKFYIYQYIVKISRVLSWHHLTVRDGPETTEKPLKPKGFGGFFVWDSPTRSVGIQRFFGIGEANKWPSRTRPAKTPWPRTQQKRSDSGGLHLFVSPSGGRLWRMAYRFDGKQKQRSFGAYPAVSLKDAVASFG
- a CDS encoding error-prone DNA polymerase, whose translation is MNTAFYAELAVTTNFSFLRGASHASDLVAQALHLGHAGIGIADRNSVAGVVRAYAALKEAEEVWREEIGAPEAIFPFQLAVGARLVFADGAPDVIAYAQDRAGWGRLCQLLTAGNMRAEKGSCLLTLDDLLTDAGGLSLILMPPRRLEELARYLAPLAEAAPGSLWLGADMPRRGDDRRRLAGLKALAAGARVPLLAMNDVLYHHPSQRDLQDVLTCIREGTTIEAAGRKLEANAERHLKPPAEMVRLFRDAPEAVEETRHFLARLDFSLSELKYEYPKEPVPPGYTAEAWLEHMTWQHAAIRYPDGVPPKVEKQLRDELALIAELKYAPYFLTIRDIVSFAEKEGILCQGRGSAANSAVCYVLGITAVDPAESDLLFARFISRERREPPDIDVDFEHERREEVIQYIYERYGRMRAGIAATVISYRPRSALRDVGKALGLTEDVTARLSSLVWGSWGDMVAKGQIGQAGLDADNPTIRRTVELAGRLLGFPRHLSQHVGGFVLTEGRLDAMVPIGKAAMEDRTFIEWNKDDIDTLALMKVDVLALGMLTCIRKAFDLMRDHEGVDYALADVPREQSDVYDMLCRGDSIGVFQVESRAQINMLPRMKPRRLYDLVIQVAIVRPGPIQGNMVHPYLRRREGSEKVTYPSPKPPHDPDELREVLARTKGVPLFQEQAMKLAMVAAEFTEVEANKLRRAMATFRNMGTIGQFQTLLIERMSARGYDPAFAARCFEQIKGFGEYGFPESHAASFAKLVYISAFIKCRHPAVFAAALLNSQPMGFYAPAQIVRDAREHGVEIRPADINHSFWDNRLERRADGALALRIGLRQIDGFSERWAEQLAAARGAGYRDIETLSLRARLPAGALRRLADADAFGSLGLDRRAAAWIVRRLPDDTPLPLFAAAQARELGPEPDAQLPLMPLPEQIAVDYQTTRLSLKGHPMGMLREIFRAEGIASSADIAARRDGTLIRTAGIVLVRQRPGKGNAIFMTLEDETGIVNVLLWARLFERYRAQVMGARLVVVEGRVQKSKEGVIHVMAERVHDRTRELARLFDDPSQKGAYPLARPQVDPGIDERVKPAPAEGHLLAGRRSTHGHPRQVRVLPKSRDFH